The sequence GATAATCAGACCAAGAAGAATCATCTGTATCGCAGCCCCAACGACCATGTGCAGCCAAGCCTCTCCAGCCAAATTAAATAATAGTAAAGGAATATTGATTGCGGCACTAATAATATTTGCCCAACGATTTATTTTGGCTGGTAGCGCAACTGAAAAGAAAATCATTAGCGCAGGAATTGCAACCATCGTAAGTGCAGCCAAAAGAAAAACTTGCGTAATATCAAATACAAATACCTTACCCAATAACATATTTTTTAGTGAATTGGGCATGTATAAGTGAAAATAATCTAAATAGATGATGAGAAACATTAAACTTGCCCACAGCGTAGCAAGTTTAAGTTTTACATTGACTTTGATGTCTTCCAGTGGATTGGTAGTGTTCATAGGTTGCCGACTAAAAGTTAAACCCAAAATCAAAACCAGGCTGAATAAAATAGTTGTTCCATTTCTTATCCAATGCCCTAAAAGACGCAGGTACATTCTCTCTGATAGGCCAAAAACTGCACCCAATAGCAGGCTCAAAAAAGAAACGATTTTTGAAAAATTTAAACTGATACCCCGCATAAAAGTCCAGATACAAGGTGTATCCGTTGCCAATT is a genomic window of Flexibacter flexilis DSM 6793 containing:
- a CDS encoding DUF6326 family protein: MNTTNPLEDIKVNVKLKLATLWASLMFLIIYLDYFHLYMPNSLKNMLLGKVFVFDITQVFLLAALTMVAIPALMIFFSVALPAKINRWANIISAAINIPLLLFNLAGEAWLHMVVGAAIQMILLGLIIRYAWKWPRA